One window of the Babesia bovis T2Bo chromosome 2, whole genome shotgun sequence genome contains the following:
- a CDS encoding putative splicing factor 3b subunit 3 (putative splicing factor 3b subunit 3 130 kDa), with protein MPVFFHLTLQRPTGITQAVQGNFSAPKAQEIVVVRSHTIELLSPDDSGKLRSLCVSEVFGIVRVVSTFRLTGTQRDYLVVCSDSGRLVILEYCNVSATFKRVHCETYGKTGIRRIVPGQYLAVDPKGRALIVGAVEKEKFVYILNRDSKANLTISSPLEAHKSRSICHALVGLDVGFENPIFVSIEESYEAVDAAQVDEDEEVTDDIIKKGLSFWEMDLGLNHVVRKMTLPVDISAHHLIPIPGGDGPGGVIVCCENFLLYRKIDHPEVLCAYPRRLEMAQDKPLMMVSSALHKMRDFFFVLVQSEYGDIYKIELFHEEGKVNEIVCRYFDTVPLGNSICILRAGYLFVAAEFGDHQLYQFTGIGTNENDPLCSSIHPQGKDAIVAFKPRVNQNLQLVDELSSLSAITDLKVIDVQGLGQQQIFLGCGKGERSTLRVLRHGLSVEELADNELPGRPKQVWTVPTGVDSIYDGFILVGFEGNTLVLSVGEAVEEVTDSCFLTSITTLHVSMMGDGSYIQVHDGGVRHVYDMKVREWKTPTAKRVKVAASNQHQLVLALSGGELVYFELDESHTLVEVAKRSLNVEITCLSLQPTAKGRLMANFMSVGALDNLVRVLSLDRQLKQYSTQLLPNNSTPESVCIAEFQIGTHPVLMLVVGLNTGVMIRATIDAVSGALSDQYTRFLGSRAVKFKYIKNQVIGTSDRPWLLYEYQGVVQCLPLSYDTLESVASFSSPLCNDGYVAISGSNLRIFRCCRLGETFSEHRLPLDYTPRKLVMMPNEAPNVGGLNYMVAVVESDHNAYGPENVAEISKALGDIKLDNEVGDLLPLANYKAGTGRWASCVRIVNPLNLTTAAKLLFETNEAATAAAVVVLDGMQCLCIGTTVGYDLKNTDDVESYIRVYCYGANFEIRLLHVTRVGGVVRAFTGYEGRLLASVGKRIRLYALGKKQLLLKAEHRTCSDHGFIWLNAVGSRIFAGDIREGIQILRIKFYSEEAAEFEWVGGATGPRWLTSCAQLDYSTVIAGDKFDSIFVTRVPQEESTRHIQLENVCQFHLGDLPTAMDKAALSQSTHVVLYGTVMGSIGALVPFQSKDELDFLQHLEMLMATEAPPLCGREHSFYRSYYVPVQQVVDGDLCEQFRHLTEAQQRKVAQQLDTTVNNVLRKLDDIKNRIM; from the coding sequence ATGCCGGTTTTCTTCCACCTCACGCTTCAAAGGCCTACGGGCATCACGCAAGCCGTACAGGGCAACTTCTCAGCCCCAAAAGCTCAGGAAATTGTAGTAGTAAGGTCACATACCATAGAATTGCTGTCACCGGATGATAGCGGTAAGCTAAGAAGCCTTTGTGTCTCCGAGGTCTTTGGAATAGTTAGGGTGGTCTCTACGTTCAGGTTAACAGGAACACAACGTGATTATTTAGTTGTATGCTCGGATAGCGGACGGTTGGTTATACTTGAATATTGCAATGTGAGTGCTACATTCAAAAGGGTGCATTGCGAAACATATGGAAAGACTGGTATCAGACGTATAGTTCCAGGTCAATACCTCGCAGTAGATCCGAAAGGAAGAGCACTGATAGTGGGTGCTGTAGAGAAGGAGAAGTTTGTTTACATCTTAAATAGAGATAGCAAGGCGAACCTAACAATATCATCACCCTTGGAAGCCCATAAGAGCCGATCTATTTGCCATGCCCTAGTCGGACTAGATGTGGGTTTTGAAAACCCTATTTTTGTCTCCATTGAAGAAAGTTATGAAGCAGTAGATGCGGCTCAAGTGGATGAAGATGAGGAGGTTACCGATGATATTATTAAAAAGGGTCTCAGTTTCTGGGAGATGGACCTTGGTCTCAATCACGTAGTTCGAAAAATGACATTACCAGTGGATATAAGTGCCCACCATCTGATACCTATACCTGGAGGAGATGGGCCTGGAGGTGTTATTGTATGCTGTGAAAACTTCTTGCTGTACAGAAAGATAGATCACCCAGAAGTTCTATGCGCCTATCCTCGCAGGTTGGAAATGGCACAGGACAAACCGCTCATGATGGTGTCAAGCGCTTTACATAAAATGCGTGATTTCTTCTTTGTTCTGGTGCAATCGGAATATggagatatatacaaaatagaGCTATTCCACGAAGAAGGAAAGGTGAACGAAATTGTCTGTCGATACTTTGATACCGTACCTCTTGGGAACTCCATTTGTATTTTAAGGGCAGGGTATCTGTTCGTAGCCGCTGAATTCGGTGATCATCAACTGTATCAATTTACCGGAATAGGTACCAATGAAAACGACCCTCTGTGCAGCTCCATACATCCCCAGGGTAAAGATGCCATCGTAGCTTTCAAACCAAGGGTCAACCAAAACCTGCAATTGGTTGATGAACTCAGCTCTTTAAGTGCAATCACCGATCTTAAGGTGATAGATGTCCAAGGTCTAGGTCAACAGCAGATATTTTTAGGTTGTGGTAAAGGTGAACGTAGCACCCTCAGAGTATTGAGGCACGGACTCAGCGTAGAGGAGTTAGCCGACAACGAACTGCCGGGAAGACCCAAACAAGTCTGGACAGTGCCAACTGGTGTAGACAGTATATATGATGGATTTATACTTGTGGGTTTTGAAGGAAACACACTAGTGCTCTCCGTAGGTGAAGCTGTTGAAGAAGTTACTGATTCGTGCTTTTTGACTTCTATCACAACTCTCCATGTAAGCATGATGGGAGATGGATCGTATATACAAGTACACGATGGAGGTGTGAGGCATGTCTATGATATGAAGGTACGTGAGTGGAAAACACCCACTGCCAAACGTGTCAAAGTTGCAGCATCAAACCAACACCAATTAGTGTTGGCACTATCGGGAGGGGAACTAGTATATTTTGAGTTAGATGAATCGCATACATTAGTGGAAGTGGCTAAACGTAGTTTGAATGTAGAAATCACATGTTTAAGTCTCCAACCTACTGCTAAGGGAAGACTCATGGCAAACTTTATGTCGGTTGGTGCGCTCGATAATTTGGTTAGGGTACTATCATTGGACAGACAGTTGAAGCAATATAGTACGCAACTGCTTCCTAATAACAGCACGCCAGAATCTGTATGTATAGCCGAATTCCAAATTGGAACGCATCCCGTTCTGATGTTGGTAGTTGGACTTAACACGGGTGTAATGATACGCGCCACCATCGATGCAGTTTCCGGGGCTTTGAGTGACCAATATACACGTTTCTTAGGGTCACGAGCTGTTAAGTTTAAGTATATCAAAAATCAGGTCATAGGAACATCGGACCGACCCTGGCTGCTTTATGAATACCAAGGTGTGGTACAATGCTTGCCGTTAAGCTACGATACTCTTGAGAGTGTCGCTTCTTTCTCTAGTCCGTTGTGTAACGACGGATATGTCGCAATATCGGGGTCTAATCTGCGGATATTCAGATGCTGCAGATTAGGCGAAACCTTTAGTGAACATAGGTTACCACTTGATTATACGCCAAGGAAACTGGTAATGATGCCCAATGAGGCCCCAAATGTAGGAGGTCTCAACTATATGGTGGCGGTGGTCGAATCTGACCATAACGCATATGGTCCAGAAAATGTTGCTGAAATTTCAAAAGCATTAGGTGACATCAAATTAGATAATGAAGTTGGTGATCTGCTTCCCTTGGCCAACTACAAAGCAGGAACTGGAAGATGGGCCTCATGTGTGAGAATCGTTAACCCGCTGAATCTCACAACCGCGGCTAAGCTGCTTTTTGAAACTAATGAAGCTGCCACAGCAGCTGCAGTGGTTGTACTAGATGGAATGCAATGCCTCTGCATAGGAACTACTGTAGGATATGACCTTAAAAACACTGATGATGTAGAATCATACATCAGGGTCTATTGCTACGGCGCCAACTTTGAGATTCGTCTGCTTCATGTCACACGCGTTGGTGGAGTTGTCCGCGCATTTACAGGTTATGAAGGTAGACTGCTCGCTTCAGTTGGAAAACGCATCAGATTGTACGCATTGGGAAAGAAACAATTGCTACTAAAAGCTGAACATCGCACATGCAGCGATCATGGATTTATATGGTTAAATGCAGTAGGATCCAGGATTTTTGCTGGTGACATTCGCGAGGGTATACAAATCTTGCGAATTAAATTTTACAGTGAAGAAGCTGCTGAATTTGAATGGGTCGGTGGTGCGACCGGGCCCAGATGGCTAACTTCATGTGCTCAATTGGATTACTCAACCGTGATTGCTGGTGATAAGTTCGACTCCATCTTTGTCACTAGGGTTCCTCAGGAAGAATCTACTAGACATATACAGTTAGAAAATGTTTGCCAATTCCATCTAGGTGACCTACCCACTGCCATGGATAAAGCCGCTTTGTCACAATCGACCCATGTTGTATTGTATGGTACCGTTATGGGATCCATTGGCGCTTTGGTTCCCTTCCAGTCCAAAGATGAACTAGATTTTTTACAACATCTGGAAATGCTGATGGCTACTGAAGCCCCTCCACTGTGCGGTCGCGAACATAGTTTCTACCGCAGTTATTATGTGCCCGTGCAACAAGTAGTGGACGGTGATTTGTGTGAACAATTTAGGCATCTCACCGAAGCGCAACAAAGGAAAGTTGCACAGCAGCTGGATACAACGGTGAACAATGTACTGCGCAAACTGGACGATATTAAAAACCGCATCATGTAG
- a CDS encoding SmORF protein (Small Open Reading Frame (SmORF)): protein MVAFNMLWKLCVVVAFGLSVTATDVSQEEPKKESLVSGFSGTEDEHGTEPPKFSLEWYLLPKPENRAALRYVLPRSLAKDVPEDYNKPIDPALGKVIRKYFLWYGFEWYLLAMPESRAALRYVLPKDLADMVPENFNKPIAPLVENDIRKHFLWYAVEWYLLPKPENRSDLRYLLPKNLAKDVPEDFNVPITPKLEKDIRKYLSLIRKKQK from the coding sequence ATGGTAGCTTTCAATatgttatggaagctcTGTGTAGTTGTGGCCTTCGGGCTCTCTGTCACTGCTACTGATGTATCCCAAGAGgaacccaagaaggaatcaTTGGTCAGCGGATTCTCCGGCACGGAAGACGAACATGGCACAGAGCCACCCAAATTCTCTCTCGAATGGTATTTGTTACCCAAACCCGAAAACAGAGCTGCGCTACGTTATGTCCTGCCACGAAGTTTGGCTAAAGACGTTCCAGAAGACTATAATAAGCCAATAGATCCCGCGTTGGGGAAAGTCATTAGGAAATATTTCTTATGGTATGGctttgaatggtatctgttagCCATGCCGGAGAGTAGGGCTGCCTTACGTTATGTCTTGCCAAAGGATTTGGCTGACATGGTTCCAGAGAACTTTAACAAACCAATAGCACCTTTAGTGGAGAACGACATTAGGAAGCATTTTTTGTGGTATgctgttgaatggtatctgttaccgAAGCCGGAAAATAGATCTGACCTACGTTACTTGTTGCCAAAGAATTTGGCCAAAGACGTTCCAGAAGACTTTAATGTACCAATAACGCCAAAATTGGAAAAGGATATTAGAAAGTATTTATCATTGATTAGGAAAAAACAGAAATGA
- a CDS encoding putative integral membrane protein, which yields MDTSSCTTIVLVLVWFYLCCQALASLESVLVSTVPLGLCLWQCKKAGYLVSPMTWDHWVLVLSLVLLQLVAVVLEKYEKLDWGPSRVAHGHKWAHPIYAISVVLVGILGGTLYCGWKCNLFCRPCCKSQYICYGSAVVVVLVVLTVLAVTASLVQFQVIGGSAGETEKPIIQYLGKIVVCCTQCYSMLVLWITVFRLPYTLPEVVVLIASALAVASMVALAVALRGKAVHYNNTEVYMCLAAHLVTLSITWYCLEYKATFCCPKEYVCLGVLTVVLLITLVAVVVVIVIDIGDVYGDEYKFDDVKYTLLGYSMVLMIPTLWYAYRCGLFKWCIPKKKGLKATDTAENTIPDSDIAKES from the coding sequence ATGGATACCAGTAGCTGTACAACTATAGTACTAGTACTTGTATGGTTCTACCTGTGCTGCCAGGCACTGGCTTCATTGGAGAGCGTGCTAGTATCTACTGTACCGCTTGGACTAtgtctatggcaatgcaaGAAGGCTGGGTACCTCGTATCCCCAATGACATGGGACCACTGGGTATTAGTACTatcactagtactactacagcTAGTTGCAGTGGTATTGGAGAAATATGAGAAACTAGATTGGGGTCCCTCTCGCGTGGCACATGGGCACAAATGGGCACATCCCATTTACGCTATTTCAGTGGTATTAGTGGGTATACTCGGTGGTACCCTATACTGCGGTTGGAAGTGTAACCTATTCTGTAGACCATGCTGTAAGAGTCAGTACATATGCTACGGTAGTgcagtagtggtagtattAGTGGTACTTACCGTACTGGCAGTTACCGCATCACTGGTACAGTTCCAAGTCATTGGAGGATCTGCTGGGGAGACAGAAAAGCCCATCATTCAATACCTTGGTAAAATAGTAGTATGCTGTACCCAATGCTATTCTATGTTGGTGCTGTGGATTACTGTATTCAGACTACCGTATACACTACCGGAAGTGGTGGTACTGATAGCATCGGCACTGGCAGTGGCTTCTATGGTGGCCTTGGCAGTGGCATTACGGGGGAAAGCTGTGCATTACAACAATACTGAGGTCTACATGTGTCTAGCAGCGCACTTGGTGACCCTGAGCATTACCTGGTACTGCTTGGAGTATAAAGCGACATTCTGTTGTCCCAAGGAGTACGTGTGCCTCGGGGTACTGacagtggtactactgataACGTTGGTAGcggtggtagtggtgatAGTGATAGATATTGGAGATGTCTATGGCGACGAATATAAATTTGATGATGTAAAATACACCCTGCTGGGCTACTCAATGGTGCTGATGATACCAACAttgtggtatgcataccgatGTGGTCTATTTAAATGGTGCATCCCCAAGAAAAAGGGTCTCAAGGCTACTGACACTGCTGAGAACACGATACCAGACagtgatatcgcaaaggaATCATAG
- a CDS encoding Ran-specific GTPase-activating protein domain protein yields MADETKDACRIVNTAHTPSDEPKQDAVEKDKDKTNETEKETNVEGEQVVEEEEVVEGNWNTRKVEVKEIQVITGEEDEEIFWQQRSKLYRFGTDTDGEQVWKERGLGESKLLQHKTTKKIRFLLRQDKTLKVVANHYVVETESLCKLRPNIGSDKIWVWTANNTYDDETKVEQMALKFGQIEHANLFKEKFEEAAKINKEIFDAEKKL; encoded by the coding sequence ATGGCTGACGAAACGAAGGATGCTTGCCGTATCGTAAACACTGCTCATACTCCCAGTGATGAACCAAAGCAAGACGCCGTTGAAAAGGACAAGGATAAAACAAATGAAACAGAAAAAGAAACTAATGTAGAAGGAGAACAAGTAGTAGAAGAGGAAGAAGTTGTAGAAGGTAACTGGAACACCAGGAAAGTTGAAGTTAAAGAAATACAAGTAATAACTGGTGAAGAGGATGAAGAAATATTCTGGCAACAAAGATCTAAGCTATATCGCTTTGGAACAGACACTGATGGAGAACAAGTATGGAAAGAAAGAGGTCTCGGAGAATCTAAACTCTTGCAACATAAAACTACCAAAAAGATAAGATTCCTGCTAAGGCAAGATAAAACGTTGAAGGTTGTAGCCAACCACTACGTAGTAGAAACAGAATCGTTGTGTAAATTGAGACCAAACATTGGAAGCGATAAGATTTGGGTCTGGACTGCTAATAATACATACGATGATGAGACAAAAGTGGAACAAATGGCTCTTAAGTTTGGACAAATAGAACATGCGAATCTTTTTAAGGAAAAATTCGAAGAAGCTGCGAAGATCAACAAAGAAATTTTCGATGCAGAAAAGAAGTTGTGA
- a CDS encoding AP2 domain family protein, with amino-acid sequence MQLLNMESSKTFLLSRGDVLGVYGETFYNRVTLVNNGITINKTRCWVHQAASDITNFDEVESVDCSCGFNRHGLTTCAQKRYVDSCLRGVWENRSPEERTGIIYFGDTKCVALLLDDGVYLFSTFQGCGQRNVGSFLQEGKPENQSGVRKTEILCLDCNDAVKVTTPKYSDVVLALKALLQNSDNVNEGMTLLKKFPIIKDISTVYDCIDQAQELAKAVASLEGLVKETSAKGTFEMGVDAELIQSCNDLAESLIQSVKAELVAVCSTIIGHINNVCQPPLKVQLRWLKHYMALEYRVEYSPDYSNCFFDEISGRYASNIERERVVLHEIVQCSQMSLASVEGCFRLSLHRMKDYLVVRNSYNVKNDTGFELSLKNDVTSFNTSDVAPFWWNYYSFSNTLGESDPSQDTYSGKRLTRSQIQRSHDDGASTPIARKTRNTLEEHLVATHCVSSDTLGHSQVTTFEVPTNNRKDLGEFPRSDGSNNSLNSKTTPSLSQRSLNALSNGKVVDTSTQLGSVCFCFKCLAAASTFGRHLLSLEFIEQNSLSCAIFGGSPYAGGLEETYDGCHIDGWDEFKTASALRHSIKAALDASVTLGRAFVNEQGGAKIALSNSMKILNTALLSTLRLGDCLYSSKNNMEPRLGEQEPTVKEYYDAGETVEDGKSDGSCSSESTLRDIISNSFVLSGNCYQGFYSTFENDQYIQHDLEEIEDNVSYHSPRTNASQSPRRKTTSPSRSHTLTNPRQATVESNTETNRTTRKAARENNEVYIYDLGERNDAMSESAVEEWYDSDSSVRGSRRQRQKPSAISVTEMYGNHDALIPMGPLPIGVYFDASRKLWRCQWRENGKFRTKGFSLGHYSSLCEARRACILFRCQVGNMPVQPEWLNPNYVQVSQLLSKRSTATSTSSSTPKKSKRKRRSHSASVDVDTSK; translated from the coding sequence ATGCAGTTGTTGAATATGGAGTCGTCGAAGACATTTCTACTTTCTCGTGGTGACGTCCTCGGTGTGTACGGTGAAACCTTCTACAACCGCGTCACCCTTGTCAATAATGGCATTACAATCAACAAGACTAGGTGCTGGGTACATCAAGCGGCAAGTGACATAACTAATTTTGATGAGGTCGAAAGCGTAGATTGCTCATGTGGATTCAACAGGCATGGGCTAACTACGTGTGCACAGAAACGTTATGTGGACTCATGTTTGCGTGGAGTATGGGAGAATCGTTCACCTGAAGAACGCACTGggattatatatttcgGTGATACAAAATGTGTGGCCCTGTTACTCGATGATGGCGTCTATCTTTTCAGTACTTTCCAGGGCTGTGGTCAGAGAAATGTAGGATCTTTTCTACAGGAAGGTAAGCCAGAAAACCAGTCTGGTGTTAGAAAAACTGAAATTCTATGCCTAGATTGTAACGATGCTGTAAAGGTCACAACACCAAAATACAGTGATGTTGTTTTAGCACTGAAGGCACTGTTGCAAAATAGCGATAACGTAAATGAAGGAATGACCCTATTGAAAAAATTCCCCATTATAAAGGATATTTCCACAGTCTATGATTGTATTGATCAAGCACAAGAGCTTGCGAAAGCGGTAGCTTCATTGGAAGGTCTTGTGAAAGAAACCTCCGCAAAGGGAACATTCGAAATGGGAGTTGATGCCGAGTTAATACAAAGTTGTAATGATCTGGCAGAATCGTTAATACAATCAGTTAAAGCCGAATTGGTCGCTGTCTGTTCTACCATAATAGGTCACATAAATAACGTATGTCAACCTCCATTAAAAGTGCAGCTGAGGTGGCTAAAGCATTATATGGCACTTGAATATAGGGTTGAATACAGTCCTGATTATTCGAATTGCTTCTTTGATGAGATCTCAGGGCGCTACGCATCAAATATTGAACGTGAGAGAGTTGTTTTACACGAAATTGTGCAATGTAGTCAAATGTCTCTGGCAAGTGTGGAAGGTTGTTTCCGTTTATCGCTCCATCGTATGAAGGATTATTTGGTTGTAAGAAATTCATATAACGTTAAAAACGACACTGGTTTTGAGTTGTCGTTAAAGAACGACGTCACTTCATTTAACACTTCAGACGTGGCCCCATTTTGGTGGAATTACTACAGTTTCTCCAATACTCTAGGAGAGAGTGATCCCAGCCAAGACACATATTCCGGTAAGAGACTGACAAGGTCTCAGATTCAAAGGTCGCACGACGATGGTGCGTCAACACCCATCGCTCGGAAGACGCGTAATACCCTAGAGGAGCACCTGGTCGCCACACACTGCGTTTCATCGGATACTCTCGGGCACTCGCAAGTAACGACTTTCGAAGTTCCTACAAATAATCGCAAAGACCTGGGTGAGTTTCCGCGAAGTGACGGTTCAAACAATTCGTTGAATTCAAAAACGACGCCAAGTTTGTCTCAAAGGTCGCTCAACGCTTTATCTAACGGCAAGGTGGTAGATACTTCTACTCAGTTGGGTTCCgtttgtttttgttttaAATGTTTAGCTGCCGCTTCCACATTCGGTCGTCATCTGCTGTCTTTGGAGTTCATTGAGCAAAATAGTCTTAGTTGCGCCATATTTGGAGGCTCGCCATATGCTGGTGGACTGGAAGAGACGTATGATGGGTGTCACATAGATGGCTGGGATGAATTTAAAACTGCTTCTGCACTCAGACATTCTATTAAGGCGGCCTTGGATGCTAGTGTGACTTTGGGGCGTGCTTTTGTTAATGAACAAGGCGGTGCAAAAATAGCATTGAGCAATTCAATGAAGATATTGAATACTGCCCTACTTTCTACATTGAGATTAGGGGATTGTCTCTATTCTTCGAAAAACAACATGGAGCCTCGTCTCGGTGAGCAAGAGCCAACTGTAAAAGAATACTATGATGCGGGTGAAACCGTTGAAGATGGCAAATCAGATGGTTCTTGTTCTTCTGAGTCAACACTTCGCGATATTATAAGCAATAGTTTTGTCCTTAGCGGCAATTGCTACCAGGGCTTCTATAGCACGTTTGAGAATGACCAGTATATACAGCATGATTTGGAGGAGATCGAAGATAATGTATCATATCACAGTCCTAGGACTAATGCAAGTCAAAGTCCGCGGAGGAAAACGACAAGCCCTTCAAGGTCACACACGCTGACCAATCCTCGACAAGCCACTGTTGAAAGTAATACTGAGACAAACCGCACTACACGTAAGGCTGCCAGGGAGAATAATGAAGTATACATCTATGATCTCGGTGAAAGGAACGATGCTATGTCTGAGTCGGCGGTTGAAGAATGGTATGACAGTGACAGTAGCGTGCGTGGGTCGCGTAGGCAGCGTCAAAAGCCAAGTGCAATTTCTGTCACAGAAATGTATGGAAACCATGATGCTCTTATCCCCATGGGTCCATTACCTATTGGTGTTTACTTTGATGCAAGTCGGAAGTTGTGGCGTTGCCAATGGCGTGAAAATGGAAAGTTTCGTACAAAAGGTTTCAGTTTAGGACACTATTCGTCTCTATGTGAAGCTAGGCGCGCATGCATTCTTTTCCGTTGTCAAGTTGGAAACATGCCGGTCCAGCCAGAATGGCTTAACCCAAATTATGTTCAAGTTTCTCAACTACTTTCTAAACGTTCTACCGCAACAAGCACAAGTTCATCCACCCCTAAGAAATCTAAACGTAAGCGCAGATCACATTCTGCTTCTGTAGATGTTGATACCTCTAAATGA
- a CDS encoding putative integral membrane protein — MLVYPVIVLALGTLWPLDRRPMKSHSLSQVTGNHHGTTWAMAEKVTQGDDPEEVVVVEGTTSDEVAKNKESPKGLRESCEEWCNKWDILDKDGKLKWDMNPYVVVLLVAFGFLTGLGPVLIVVIIIVYVILSIGNKIINPKTWLGSSGNNLKNVSVKNVD, encoded by the coding sequence ATGTTGGTCTATCCAGTCATAGTGCTGGCCCTAGGTAccctatggccactggaccGGAGACCTATGAAGTCACATTCACTGAGCCAGGTGACTGGTAACCACCACGGTACTACATGGGCCATGGCAGAGAAGGTGACTCAAGGAGATGATCCtgaggaagtagtggtagtggaaggTACTACTAGTGATGAAGTGGCAAAGAACAAGGAGAGTCCAAAAGGTTTAAGAGAAAGCTGTGAGGAGTGGTGTAACAAGTGGGATATACTGGACAAAGATGGAAAATTAAAGTGGGATATGAATCCATATGTAGTTGTTCTTCTCGTCGCATTTGGATTTCTAACGGGGCTTGGACCAGTACTCATAGTGGTTATTATTAtagtatatgttatattgtcTATTGGGAATAAGATAATAAATCCTAAGACCTGGTTGGGGAGCTCTGGAAACAACCTGAAGAATGTGAGTGTTAAAAATGTAGATTAA
- a CDS encoding Ribosomal protein L7Ae/L30e/S12e/Gadd45 family protein: MEDVDANMEFGEEGSTYISPIANPQLSGRMLKRAMKLLKKALSVEKLAKQHQMEKGNNDIVMTRLVKRGVQDVTKAIRKGMDGIVFIACDVHPIDVVSHLPVMCEEANMAYAYVDSKRVISSVCQSKRPTCVVLIVKPPHDLDKRLQTLVQDKHDRLSYLELYDKLNSAIRDLHPFL, from the coding sequence ATGGAGGATGTAGACGCTAACATGGAATTTGGAGAGGAGGGCTCAACCTATATATCGCCAATTGCTAACCCACAGCTTAGTGGCCGAATGCTGAAGAGAGCGATGAAACTTTTGAAAAAAGCGTTATCTGTGGAAAAGCTCGCAAAGCAGCATCAGATGGAAAAAGGCAATAATGATATCGTAATGACAAGATTGGTCAAAAGAGGTGTTCAAGACGTTACTAAGGCTATACGTAAGGGAATGGACGGCATTGTCTTTATAGCGTGTGACGTTCATCCTATTGACGTAGTTTCTCACCTACCCGTTATGTGTGAGGAAGCCAACATGGCTTATGCATATGTGGACTCTAAGAGAGTAATATCGAGTGTTTGTCAATCCAAAAGACCGACTTGCGTGGTTCTTATTGTCAAACCACCGCATGATTTGGACAAACGTTTACAGACTTTGGTACAAGACAAGCATGACAGACTGAGCTACCTAGAGTTGTATGACAAGCTGAACTCTGCCATACGGGATTTACACCCTTTCCTGTAG
- a CDS encoding Glutaredoxin family protein, with translation MARVSGTSLASWRRELTASIWRQPSLRGSCVDNLYVFNDYMFHNCLICKILSRGIVTTSRRTTVLSNELRHIKPKKRLYSTSTVEEQVETKLRGLIKREPILLLLKGTPESPKCGFSSAVVNILNMYKVPNYAYVDVLSHDHLRTCAKKVSNWPTFPQLFVNGNLVGGCDVVQQLHESGALAEILCGTKNEGR, from the exons ATGGCGCGCGTTTCTGGCACCTCACTGGCCTCCTGGCGCAGAGAACTGACAGCATCAATTTGGAGACAACCAAGTCTTAGAGGCAGTTGTGTAGATAATCTGTATGTGTTTAATGATTACATGTTTCATAACTGTCTGATATGCAAAATTTTGTCGCGAGGAATCGTAACGACATCAAGGCGTACAACCGTCTTATCTAACGAACTGCGCCATATTAAACCGAAAAAACGGTTGTATTCAACATCAACGGTAGAAGAG CAAGTAGAAACAAAGTTGAGAGGTCTAATCAAGAGGGAACCCATCCTCTTGCTTCTAAAAGGGACGCCTGAGTCACCCAAATGTGGATTTAGCTCAGCA GTTGTTAATATCCTTAATATGTACAAGGTACCCAATTATGCTTACGTGGATGTACTTTCTCACGACCATTTGCGAACATGTGCCAAAAAGGTATCAAATTGGCCCACATTTCCACAGTTATTCGTTAACGGGAACCTAGTGGGAGGTTGTGATGTAGTTCAACAACTGCACGAATCCGGGGCACTTGCAGAGATCCTCTGTGGAACAAAAAACGAGGGACGATAA